From Brassica oleracea var. oleracea cultivar TO1000 chromosome C3, BOL, whole genome shotgun sequence, a single genomic window includes:
- the LOC106329052 gene encoding proton pump-interactor 1-like isoform X1: MRKQEEIAKAKLAMERKKKLAEKAAAKAAIRAQKKAEKKEQKEREKAAKRKTGGSNAYEAISEEVPEASEAEKEEIEAPVEEKPKKEKKVLKEKPIRNRICNRGGPETLPRPMLKRKKQTNYMVWAAPAAVVVLMLLDLGYYYVF; encoded by the exons ATGAGAAAGCAAGAGGAGATTGCTAAAGCCAAGCTAGCCATGGAAAGGAAAAAGAAGCTGGCAGAGAAAGCCGCTGCTAAAGCTGCCATAAGAGCTCAAAAGAAAGCTGAGAAGAAAGAACAAAAG GAGCGAGAGAAGGCGGCCAAGAGGAAGACAGGAGGCAGCAACGCATACGAGGCCATCTCTGAGGAAGTTCCTGAAGCTTCTGAGGCTGAGAAGGAGGAGATTGAAGCTCCAGTGGAGGAGAAACCAAAGAAGGAAAAGAAAGTCTTGAAGGAGAAACCAATAAGGAACAGGATCTGCAATAGAGGAGGACCGGAAACACTCCCGAGACCAATGCTCAAGCGTAAGAAGCAGACTAACTACATGGTTTGGGCTGCTCCAGCTGCTGTTGTGGTACTAATGCTTCTTGACTTGGGTTACTACTACGTTTTCTAG
- the LOC106329052 gene encoding 26S proteasome non-ATPase regulatory subunit 2 homolog B-like isoform X2 produces MAPGPDPNSVGDGAKRDEATTKVPSKDPKKKDDKKEEDLSEEDLQLKQNLELYVERVQDPNPELQKAALESMRQEIRASTSFMTSVPKPLKFLRPHYGTLKEFHKNMVEFDLKKLLADILCLSWH; encoded by the exons ATGGCTCCAGGTCCAGATCCGAACAGCGTTGGTGATGGTGCGAAGCGGGATGAAGCTACGACCAAGGTTCCTTCTAAGGATCCCAAAAAGAAGGATGATAAGAAAGAGGAAGATCTG TCTGAAGAGGACTTGCAACTGAAGCAGAACCTGGAGCTCTATGTTGAGAGGGTTCAAGACCCTAATCCTGAACTGCAGAAGGCTGCTCTCGAAAGCATGAG GCAGGAGATCCGTGCCTCAACAAGCTTCATGACGTCGGTTCCAAAACCCCTCAAGTTTCTCCGTCCTCACTATGGAACTCTTAAGGAGTTTCATAAAAATATGGTGGAGTTCGATCTCAAG AAATTGCTGGCTGATATACTATGTCTGTCTTGGCACTGA
- the LOC106335476 gene encoding mechanosensitive ion channel protein 5, translating into MALDSTDRRDFVVKINGEESGAVGATGSSSNADGGNFWRESSYDFWDGEKGKNDDQELDVGGESFHFRQQREHSDALSDPPAKQTASGGEISLDIEPPRGLPAISESSSPFTAKGKADAVRRRQNRISLGGSSDEESRHYKANRDQAEVVKKPLLRRNQTKSRLMDPPTPTHPAIDKTEMRSGRKTGFLGKSPKPGTPSRTGTLEEDEEEDPFLDEDLPDVFKRDKLSIWVLLEWISLVLIVTSLVCSLTVHSLRRKTWWKLDLWKWEVTVLVLICGRLVSSWIVRILVFSAEKNFVLRKRVLYFVYGVRKSVQNTLWLGLVLLAWHFLFDKKVERETRTTAIRYVTRVLVCLLVAVIIWLIKTLLVKVLASSFHMSTYFDRIQESLFTQYVIETLSGPPLMEIQRMEEEEQKVTDDVKSLEKLAGAKLPPALKATVKSFMKAGKGARLSRVGSVKEGDSEGIRIDQLQRMNTDNVSAWNMTKLMNIIRKGALSTLDEHIQDTVEESEHATQIRSECEAKIAAKKIFHNVTEPGSRYIHMEDFLRFLSEEESERAMALFEGASESLRISKSCLKNWVVKAFRERRALALTLSDTKTAVSRLHRIINVLISIIIIIIWLLILGIATTKFLLVLSSQLLLVAFIFGNSCKTIFEAIIFLFVMHPFDVGDRCEIDGVQLVVEEMNILTTVFLRYDNQKIIYPNSVLGTKPIANYFRSPDMGDAVEFSVHIATPPEKIAAIKQRIISYIDFKKDHWYPAPMIVFLNMDDLKSVKIAVWLTHRMNFQDMGERFIRRSQLLEEVGKACRELDIEYRLYPQGINIKSFPPVTPGTSDRLPPACLHQRGA; encoded by the exons ATGGCCCTTGATTCCACTGACCGGCGCGACTTCGTCGTTAAGATTAACGGCGAAGAGAGCGGAGCCGTCGGTGCTACAGGGTCAAGCAGCAATGCTGACGGAGGCAACTTCTGGAGAGAGTCGAGCTACGACTTTTGGGATGGTGAAAAAGGTAAGAACGATGATCAAGAACTCGACGTCGGCGGCGAGAGTTTCCATTTCAGACAGCAGAGAGAACATTCAGATGCTTTGTCTGATCCTCCGGCGAAACAGACAGCTTCCGGCGGAGAGATCTCCCTCGATATCGAACCGCCACGTGGCTTACCGGCGATCTCAGAGTCGTCTTCTCCGTTCACGGCGAAAGGAAAAGCCGACGCGGTTAGAAGGAGACAGAACAGAATCTCACTCGGTGGGAGCAGCGACGAGGAGAGCCGTCACTACAAGGCCAACAGAGACCAAGCAGAGGTCGTGAAGAAACCGTTACTGAGGAGGAACCAGACGAAGTCAAGACTTATGGATCCTCCAACACCGACGCATCCAGCTATCGACAAAACAGAGATGAGATCCGGTCGGAAAACCGGGTTTCTCGGAAAAAGCCCTAAACCGGGGACTCCATCTCGAACCGGGACGCTGGAGGAAGACGAGGAGGAAGACCCGTTTCTCGACGAGGACTTACCGGACGTGTTCAAAAGAGACAAACTCAGCATTTGGGTTTTGCTCGAATGGATAAGTTTGGTTCTGATAGTTACCAGTTTGGTCTGTAGCTTAACGGTACATAGCTTGCGGCGCAAGACATGGTGGAAGCTAGATCTATGGAAATGGGAAGTGACGGTTTTGGTGTTGATTTGCGGGAGACTAGTCTCGAGTTGGATAGTGAGGATCCTCGTGTTCTCGGCCGAGAAGAACTTCGTTTTGAGAAAGAGGGTTTTGTATTTCGTCTACGGAGTTAGAAAGTCTGTTCAAAACACCTTGTGGTTAGGGCTCGTGTTGCTTGCGTGGCACTTCTTGTTCGATAAGAAAGTGGAAAGAGAGACTCGGACCACTGCCATTAGGTACGTGACGAGAGTGTTGGTCTGTCTCCTTGTTGCTGTCATCATTTGGTTGATTAAGACACTTCTGGTCAAGGTTCTTGCTTCATCTTTCCACATGAGCACTTACTTTGATAGGATTCAAGAATCGTTGTTCACTCAGTACGTGATTGAAACTCTCTCCGGTCCTCCTTTGATGGAGATTCAGAGAATGGAGGAAGAAGAGCAGAAAGTGACAGACGATGTTAAGAGTTTAGAGAAACTGGCTGGAGCTAAGTTGCCTCCAGCTCTAAAAGCGACGGTTAAGAGTTTTATGAAAGCCGGGAAAGGTGCGAGACTGTCTCGGGTTGGTTCTGTCAAAGAAGGAGATAGTGAAGGGATAAGGATTGATCAATTGCAGAGGATGAATACAGACAATGTATCTGCTTGGAACATGACCAAGTTGATGAATATAATACGGAAAGGCGCTCTTTCTACTTTGGATGAACATATACAGGACACAGTTGAGGAGAGTGAGCATGCTACGCAGATAAGAAGCGAGTGCGAAGCAAAGATTGCTGCTAAGAAGATTTTTCACAATGTCACTGAGCCTGGTTCCAG GTACATACATATGGAAGACTTCTTGCGGTTTCTGTCTGAAGAGGAGTCTGAAAGAGCCATGGCTCTCTTTGAAGGAGCTTCAGAGAGCCTTAGGATCAGCAAGTCTTGCCTCAAGAATTGGGTG GTTAAGGCATTTAGAGAACGGAGGGCTCTGGCATTGACCTTAAGCGACACAAAGACAGCAGTGAGCAGGCTTCACCGCATAATCAATGTGTTGATTAGCATTATAATCATTATCATTTGGCTTCTTATACTAGGAATCGCCACAACCAAGTTCTTGCTAGTCTTAAGCTCTCAGCTACTTCTAGTAGCCTTTATATTCGGAAACTCATGCAAAACCATCTTTGAAGCCATCATTTTCCTTTTCGTTATGCACCCATTTGATGTTGGTGACCGCTGCGAAATTGACGGTGTTCAG TTGGTTGTGGAAGAAATGAACATATTGACGACTGTTTTCTTGCGGTACGATAATCAAAAGATCATATACCCGAATAGTGTTCTTGGGACAAAACCTATAGCTAACTACTTCCGAAGTCCTGATATGGGAGATGCGGTTGAATTCTCTGTTCACATAGCAACTCCTCCAGAAAAGATAGCTGCTATTAAACAGAGAATAATCAG TTATATAGACTTCAAGAAGGATCATTGGTATCCGGCACCTATGATTGTGTTCCTAAACATGGATGACTTGAAAAGCGTGAAGATTGCGGTGTGGTTGACACACAGAATGAATTTTCAAGACATGGGAGAGAGATTTATAAGGAGAAGTCAATTACTAGAGGAAGTTGGGAAAGCTTGTAGAGAGCTTGATATTGAGTATCGTTTATATCCTCAAGGCATTAATATTAAAAGTTTCCCTCCGGTGACTCCGGGTACTTCTGACCGTCTGCCTCCAGCTTGTTTGCATCAACGCGGTGCCTGA
- the LOC106330241 gene encoding uncharacterized protein LOC106330241, protein MSDDKNEIVLHKDGGHASIKYPMLTSSNYTVWAMRMKIALKVSEVWETIDPGSEDTKKNNMAVALLFQSIPEALILQVGELDTSKAVWDAINARHVGAERVKEARLQTLMAEFDRLKMKDGDTIDIFAGKLSEISSKSASLGEIIEEPKLVKKFLKSLPKKKFIHMVASLEQMLDLKTTSFEDIVGRLKAYEERVAEEEEDQALRKPEN, encoded by the coding sequence ATGAGTGATGATAAGAATGAAATCGTGTTACACAAAGATGGTGGGCATGCTTCTATAAAATATCCGATGTTAACTTCTTCAAACTACACCGTTTGGGCCATGAGAATGAAGATAGCACTTAAGGTCAGCGAAGTATGGGAAACGATAGATCCTGGAAGTGAAGACACGAAGAAGAACAATATGGCTGTTGCGCTGTTGTTTCAATCGATTCCGGAAGCGTTGATACTCCAAGTTGGCGAGTTGGATACATCAAAGGCAGTTTGGGATGCAATAAATGCGAGACATGTTGGAGCCGAGCGGGTTAAGGAGGCTAGGTTACAGACCTTAATGGCAGAGTTCGATAGACTCAAGATGAAGGATGGAGACACAATTGATATCTTTGCCGGCAAGCTATCCGAAATCTCTTCAAAATCTGCTTCTTTAGGAGAGATAATAGAAGAACCTAAACTTGTGAAGAAATTCTTGAAAAGTCTACCAAAAAAGAAATTTATTCACATGGTTGCGTCCCTTGAACAGATGCTTGACCTTAAGACAACAAGCTTTGAGGATATCGTCGGGAGATTAAAGGCGTACGAAGAAAGAGTTGCAGAAGAAGAAGAAGATCAAGCTTTGAGGAAACCGGAAAATTAA
- the LOC106335786 gene encoding probable leucine-rich repeat receptor-like serine/threonine-protein kinase At3g14840 isoform X1, whose protein sequence is MSFNQLLFPYFILFLFLSDFAYSQTLPKQEVDALRAVATALKKSNWKFNVNPCDTSSDGGWRNPNAGKGFEDAVTCNCSSTVCHVTSIVLKAQDLQGSLPKEFAGLPFLQEIDLSRNYLNGSIPPEWGTLPLVNISLLGNRISGPIPKEIGNITTLTSLVLEFNQISGKLPPELGNLQKIERILLSSNYLIGDIPSTFSKLTTLTDFRISDNQFIGVIPEFIENWTELGKLVIQASGLVGTIPSTIGPLGKLTDLRISDLNGPGSPFPPLQNMTSLKTLILRNSNLTGELPSYLGSITTLKLLDLSFNKLSGPIPATYSALSNVDNIYFTSNMLTGEVPSWMVDKGDKIDLTYNNFSKDPRTAECQKNSVNMFSSTSPLVANNYSNVSCLSNYICPKSKSLKLYNYINHIAKNIVVHLIYLLFMLSAFYGLHINCGGNELTINGTKYDADTSDRPIFYDSRNGWVSSNTGNFLDDDRSPKEVTLWTNTSELKIAEPRLYTHARLSAISLTYYALCLGEGNYTVNLHFAEIMFSDNETYGSLGRRFFDIYVQGRLEVKDFDIVNEAKGVGRAVVKSFQVMITNGKLEIRLFWAGKGTQAIPSRGVYGSLISAVSVDPNFIPPKEAGTGTGVGRSIGIVVGAVVASTVFLVLLIGGILWWRGYLRPKSQMEKDFKNLDFHISSFSLKQIKAATDNFDPANKIGEGGFGPVHKGKLTDGTVIAVKQLSSKSKQGNREFLNEIGMISALQHPHLVKLYGCCVEGGQLLLVYEYLENNSLARALFGPQETQIRLDWPTRQNICVGIARGLAYLHEESRLKIVHRDIKATNVLLDKELNPKISDFGLAKLDEQENTHMSTRVAGTYGYMAPEYAMRGHLTDKADVYSFGVVALEIVHGRSNTSAQSKAETFYLLDWVHVLREQNKLMEVVDPRLGTDYNREEAMTMIQIGILCTSQVPSDRPSMSTVVSMLEGHSTVDVEKLLEASFNRGNEKDEESVRAMKKHYAMIGGEVMTNMTDQTTTTDGPFTSSSTSTANAGDLYPVKLDSAYWNSRV, encoded by the exons ATGTCGTTCAATCAACTTCTCTTCCCATACTTTATCCTCTTTCTCTTTCTCTCCGACTTCGCGTACTCTCAAACATTACCAAAACAAGAAG TGGATGCTTTAAGAGCCGTAGCGACGGCGTTGAAGAAGAGTAACTGGAAATTCAATGTCAATCCATGCGACACTTCTTCTGATGGTGGTTGGAGAAATCCTAACGCCGGCAAAGGATTTGAAGACGCCGTTACTTGTAACTGCTCCTCCACCGTTTGCCACGTCACCAGCAT AGTTCTCAAAGCACAAGACCTCCAAGGATCTCTTCCTAAAGAGTTCGCTGGACTTCCTTTTCTGCAAGAGAT TGATCTATCTAGAAACTATCTCAACGGTTCCATTCCTCCCGAATGGGGAACCTTGCCACTTGTAAACAT CTCACTGCTTGGAAACCGGATAAGTGGTCCAATCCCGAAAGAGATTGGAAACATTACAACTCTTACGAGCCT TGTCTTGGAATTCAATCAGATCTCAGGGAAATTACCTCCAGAGCTCGGGAATCTACAGAAAATTGAAAGAAT ACTTCTTAGCTCGAACTACTTGATCGGGGACATCCCAAGTACATTTTCAAAACTTACTACGTTAACTGATTT CCGTATAAGTGACAACCAGTTTATTGGAGTTATACCCGAGTTCATCGAGAACTGGACAGAACTTGGAAAACT GGTTATTCAAGCAAGTGGTTTAGTTGGAACGATTCCTAGTACCATTGGTCCTCTTGGAAAGTTAACAGACTT GAGAATCAGTGACTTGAATGGACCTGGTTCTCCATTTCCACCACTACAAAACATGACATCGCTGAAGACATT GATTCTTAGGAACTCCAATCTTACAGGAGAATTACCTTCTTATCTTGGATCAATCACAACGTTAAAGCTCTT AGATCTTAGCTTTAACAAACTAAGTGGACCAATCCCAGCAACATATAGCGCTCTTTCGAATGTAGATAACAT TTATTTTACAAGCAACATGTTAACTGGGGAAGTACCAAGTTGGATGGTAGACAAGGGAGACAAGAT TGATCTTACTTACAATAACTTCTCCAAAGATCCAAGAACTGCAGAATGTCAGAAGAATTCTGT GAATATGTTTTCAAGCACAAGCCCTTTAGTGGCAAATAACTA CTCAAACGTTTCTTGTCTGAGTAACTACATATGTCCAAAGAGTAAGTCTTTGAAGCTATATAATTACATTAACCATATAGCTAAAAATATAGTAGTGCATCTGATTTATCTTTTGTTTATGTTGTCAGCTTTCTATGGCCTTCATATAAACTGTGGTGGTAATGAACTAACAATCAACGGGACTAAGTATGATGCTGATACATCAGATAGACCAATCTTCTATGACAGTAGAAACGGTTGGGTTTCTAGCAACACCGGGAACTTCCTAGATGATGATCGGTCTCCCAAAGAAGTAACCTTATGGACAAATACATCAGAGCTTAAGATAGCAGAACCTAGGCTTTATACACATGCCCGTCTCTCGGCCATCTCCCTTACTTACTATGCATTGTGTCTTGGAGAAGGAAACTACACCGTTAATCTTCATTTCGCTGAAATTATGTTCAGTGACAATGAAACATATGGCAGTTTGGGAAGGCGGTTCTTTGACATATACGTTCAG GGTAGACTCGAGGTTAAGGATTTTGATATTGTGAATGAGGCAAAAGGTGTTGGAAGAGCTGTGGTTAAGAGTTTTCAAGTTATGATAACAAATGGGAAGTTGGAAATAAGATTGTTTTGGGCTGGTAAAGGAACTCAAGCTATTCCTTCAAGAGGTGTATATGGCTCTCTCATATCAGCTGTATCAGTAGATCCAA ATTTTATTCCACCAAAGGAGGCTGGCACTGGAACCGGAGTTGGAAGATCTATTGGCATAGTAGTTGGTGCTGTAGTCGCTTCCACGGTATTTCTTGTGCTATTAATCGGAGGTATTTTATGGTGGAGAGGCTACTTGAGACCCAAGAGTCAGATGGAGAAAG ATTTCAAGAACTTGGATTTCCATATTAGTTCCTTCTCCTTGAAGCAAATCAAAGCTGCTACAGACAACTTTGATCCAGCAAACAAGATAGGAGAAGGTGGCTTTGGTCCTGTACACAAG GGAAAGTTGACTGATGGAACCGTAATTGCGGTGAAGCAACTATCATCTAAATCAAAGCAAGGGAACAGAGAGTTCTTGAACGAGATTGGTATGATCTCCGCATTACAACATCCACATTTGGTTAAACTATATGGATGTTGCGTTGAAGGTGGCCAGCTCTTGCTAGTCTACGAGTACTTAGAAAACAACAGTCTCGCAAGAGCACTTTTCGGTCCTCAAGAGACTCAAATACGGCTAGATTGGCCAACGAGGCAGAATATTTGCGTCGGGATAGCAAGAGGATTAGCTTACCTCCACGAGGAATCAAGACTCAAGATTGTACACAGAGACATCAAAGCTACTAATGTCTTGCTGGACAAGGAACTAAACCCGAAGATTTCGGATTTCGGTCTTGCTAAGCTTGATGAACAGGAAAACACACACATGAGCACACGAGTCGCAGGAACATA TGGATACATGGCTCCAGAGTATGCGATGAGAGGTCATTTGACAGATAAAGCAGACGTCTACAGCTTTGGCGTCGTGGCTCTTGAAATAGTTCATGGAAGAAGCAACACGAGCGCACAATCTAAGGCCGAGACCTTCTACCTCCTTGATTGG GTACATGTTCTAAGGGAGCAAAACAAGCTGATGGAAGTAGTAGACCCGAGGCTTGGAACAGATTACAACAGAGAAGAAGCAATGACGATGATCCAGATTGGGATCCTCTGCACCAGTCAAGTTCCGTCGGACAGACCGTCTATGTCGACCGTGGTGAGTATGCTCGAAGGACACTCCACGGTGGATGTTGAGAAGCTTCTTGAAGCTTCGTTCAACAGAGGAAACGAGAAAGACGAAGAGAGCGTGAGAGCGATGAAGAAGCATTACGCGATGATAGGTGGAGAGGTGATGACGAATATGACTGATCAGACTACAACCACAGACGGACCATTCACGTCGTCTTCTACGTCCACGGCCAACGCCGGTGATCTTTACCCTGTTAAGCTTGATTCTGCTTATTGGAACTCAAGAGTTTGA
- the LOC106335786 gene encoding probable leucine-rich repeat receptor-like serine/threonine-protein kinase At3g14840 isoform X2 encodes MSFNQLLFPYFILFLFLSDFAYSQTLPKQEVDALRAVATALKKSNWKFNVNPCDTSSDGGWRNPNAGKGFEDAVTCNCSSTVCHVTSIVLKAQDLQGSLPKEFAGLPFLQEIDLSRNYLNGSIPPEWGTLPLVNISLLGNRISGPIPKEIGNITTLTSLVLEFNQISGKLPPELGNLQKIERILLSSNYLIGDIPSTFSKLTTLTDFRISDNQFIGVIPEFIENWTELGKLVIQASGLVGTIPSTIGPLGKLTDLRISDLNGPGSPFPPLQNMTSLKTLILRNSNLTGELPSYLGSITTLKLLDLSFNKLSGPIPATYSALSNVDNIYFTSNMLTGEVPSWMVDKGDKIDLTYNNFSKDPRTAECQKNSVNMFSSTSPLVANNYSNVSCLSNYICPKTFYGLHINCGGNELTINGTKYDADTSDRPIFYDSRNGWVSSNTGNFLDDDRSPKEVTLWTNTSELKIAEPRLYTHARLSAISLTYYALCLGEGNYTVNLHFAEIMFSDNETYGSLGRRFFDIYVQGRLEVKDFDIVNEAKGVGRAVVKSFQVMITNGKLEIRLFWAGKGTQAIPSRGVYGSLISAVSVDPNFIPPKEAGTGTGVGRSIGIVVGAVVASTVFLVLLIGGILWWRGYLRPKSQMEKDFKNLDFHISSFSLKQIKAATDNFDPANKIGEGGFGPVHKGKLTDGTVIAVKQLSSKSKQGNREFLNEIGMISALQHPHLVKLYGCCVEGGQLLLVYEYLENNSLARALFGPQETQIRLDWPTRQNICVGIARGLAYLHEESRLKIVHRDIKATNVLLDKELNPKISDFGLAKLDEQENTHMSTRVAGTYGYMAPEYAMRGHLTDKADVYSFGVVALEIVHGRSNTSAQSKAETFYLLDWVHVLREQNKLMEVVDPRLGTDYNREEAMTMIQIGILCTSQVPSDRPSMSTVVSMLEGHSTVDVEKLLEASFNRGNEKDEESVRAMKKHYAMIGGEVMTNMTDQTTTTDGPFTSSSTSTANAGDLYPVKLDSAYWNSRV; translated from the exons ATGTCGTTCAATCAACTTCTCTTCCCATACTTTATCCTCTTTCTCTTTCTCTCCGACTTCGCGTACTCTCAAACATTACCAAAACAAGAAG TGGATGCTTTAAGAGCCGTAGCGACGGCGTTGAAGAAGAGTAACTGGAAATTCAATGTCAATCCATGCGACACTTCTTCTGATGGTGGTTGGAGAAATCCTAACGCCGGCAAAGGATTTGAAGACGCCGTTACTTGTAACTGCTCCTCCACCGTTTGCCACGTCACCAGCAT AGTTCTCAAAGCACAAGACCTCCAAGGATCTCTTCCTAAAGAGTTCGCTGGACTTCCTTTTCTGCAAGAGAT TGATCTATCTAGAAACTATCTCAACGGTTCCATTCCTCCCGAATGGGGAACCTTGCCACTTGTAAACAT CTCACTGCTTGGAAACCGGATAAGTGGTCCAATCCCGAAAGAGATTGGAAACATTACAACTCTTACGAGCCT TGTCTTGGAATTCAATCAGATCTCAGGGAAATTACCTCCAGAGCTCGGGAATCTACAGAAAATTGAAAGAAT ACTTCTTAGCTCGAACTACTTGATCGGGGACATCCCAAGTACATTTTCAAAACTTACTACGTTAACTGATTT CCGTATAAGTGACAACCAGTTTATTGGAGTTATACCCGAGTTCATCGAGAACTGGACAGAACTTGGAAAACT GGTTATTCAAGCAAGTGGTTTAGTTGGAACGATTCCTAGTACCATTGGTCCTCTTGGAAAGTTAACAGACTT GAGAATCAGTGACTTGAATGGACCTGGTTCTCCATTTCCACCACTACAAAACATGACATCGCTGAAGACATT GATTCTTAGGAACTCCAATCTTACAGGAGAATTACCTTCTTATCTTGGATCAATCACAACGTTAAAGCTCTT AGATCTTAGCTTTAACAAACTAAGTGGACCAATCCCAGCAACATATAGCGCTCTTTCGAATGTAGATAACAT TTATTTTACAAGCAACATGTTAACTGGGGAAGTACCAAGTTGGATGGTAGACAAGGGAGACAAGAT TGATCTTACTTACAATAACTTCTCCAAAGATCCAAGAACTGCAGAATGTCAGAAGAATTCTGT GAATATGTTTTCAAGCACAAGCCCTTTAGTGGCAAATAACTA CTCAAACGTTTCTTGTCTGAGTAACTACATATGTCCAAAGA CTTTCTATGGCCTTCATATAAACTGTGGTGGTAATGAACTAACAATCAACGGGACTAAGTATGATGCTGATACATCAGATAGACCAATCTTCTATGACAGTAGAAACGGTTGGGTTTCTAGCAACACCGGGAACTTCCTAGATGATGATCGGTCTCCCAAAGAAGTAACCTTATGGACAAATACATCAGAGCTTAAGATAGCAGAACCTAGGCTTTATACACATGCCCGTCTCTCGGCCATCTCCCTTACTTACTATGCATTGTGTCTTGGAGAAGGAAACTACACCGTTAATCTTCATTTCGCTGAAATTATGTTCAGTGACAATGAAACATATGGCAGTTTGGGAAGGCGGTTCTTTGACATATACGTTCAG GGTAGACTCGAGGTTAAGGATTTTGATATTGTGAATGAGGCAAAAGGTGTTGGAAGAGCTGTGGTTAAGAGTTTTCAAGTTATGATAACAAATGGGAAGTTGGAAATAAGATTGTTTTGGGCTGGTAAAGGAACTCAAGCTATTCCTTCAAGAGGTGTATATGGCTCTCTCATATCAGCTGTATCAGTAGATCCAA ATTTTATTCCACCAAAGGAGGCTGGCACTGGAACCGGAGTTGGAAGATCTATTGGCATAGTAGTTGGTGCTGTAGTCGCTTCCACGGTATTTCTTGTGCTATTAATCGGAGGTATTTTATGGTGGAGAGGCTACTTGAGACCCAAGAGTCAGATGGAGAAAG ATTTCAAGAACTTGGATTTCCATATTAGTTCCTTCTCCTTGAAGCAAATCAAAGCTGCTACAGACAACTTTGATCCAGCAAACAAGATAGGAGAAGGTGGCTTTGGTCCTGTACACAAG GGAAAGTTGACTGATGGAACCGTAATTGCGGTGAAGCAACTATCATCTAAATCAAAGCAAGGGAACAGAGAGTTCTTGAACGAGATTGGTATGATCTCCGCATTACAACATCCACATTTGGTTAAACTATATGGATGTTGCGTTGAAGGTGGCCAGCTCTTGCTAGTCTACGAGTACTTAGAAAACAACAGTCTCGCAAGAGCACTTTTCGGTCCTCAAGAGACTCAAATACGGCTAGATTGGCCAACGAGGCAGAATATTTGCGTCGGGATAGCAAGAGGATTAGCTTACCTCCACGAGGAATCAAGACTCAAGATTGTACACAGAGACATCAAAGCTACTAATGTCTTGCTGGACAAGGAACTAAACCCGAAGATTTCGGATTTCGGTCTTGCTAAGCTTGATGAACAGGAAAACACACACATGAGCACACGAGTCGCAGGAACATA TGGATACATGGCTCCAGAGTATGCGATGAGAGGTCATTTGACAGATAAAGCAGACGTCTACAGCTTTGGCGTCGTGGCTCTTGAAATAGTTCATGGAAGAAGCAACACGAGCGCACAATCTAAGGCCGAGACCTTCTACCTCCTTGATTGG GTACATGTTCTAAGGGAGCAAAACAAGCTGATGGAAGTAGTAGACCCGAGGCTTGGAACAGATTACAACAGAGAAGAAGCAATGACGATGATCCAGATTGGGATCCTCTGCACCAGTCAAGTTCCGTCGGACAGACCGTCTATGTCGACCGTGGTGAGTATGCTCGAAGGACACTCCACGGTGGATGTTGAGAAGCTTCTTGAAGCTTCGTTCAACAGAGGAAACGAGAAAGACGAAGAGAGCGTGAGAGCGATGAAGAAGCATTACGCGATGATAGGTGGAGAGGTGATGACGAATATGACTGATCAGACTACAACCACAGACGGACCATTCACGTCGTCTTCTACGTCCACGGCCAACGCCGGTGATCTTTACCCTGTTAAGCTTGATTCTGCTTATTGGAACTCAAGAGTTTGA